In Marinitoga hydrogenitolerans DSM 16785, one DNA window encodes the following:
- a CDS encoding asparagine synthetase A, with protein MTKKSVESMVRKVDTVELVKEYLENPVFKDATLVQSEILKSIRHVLDEKEFVELLPVTVSPITDPLNHPHFEAEFEYYGQKYSVTKSMILHKQVAVLVHKKIYIVSPNVRLETEDKMDSGRHLFDFVQIDMEMLEASREDVFDIMEDAIIHTIKTIKKKYPDIIRKYHPSLKTPSKPFKRYTVKELKEKYGERDYEKIASLNADEPFWMIDIPLMDREFYDKQDPKRPDVLLDFDLIYPEGFEEAISGGEREHEYEQILKRMKLKNTPPEQFEDYLAVAKAGILRHSAGCGIGIERFTRWVLALDHVEKTRLFAKTPGKHSI; from the coding sequence ATGACAAAAAAAAGTGTAGAAAGCATGGTAAGAAAGGTTGATACTGTGGAATTAGTTAAGGAATATTTAGAAAATCCTGTTTTTAAAGATGCAACTTTAGTACAGAGTGAAATTTTAAAAAGCATTAGACATGTCCTGGATGAAAAAGAGTTTGTGGAATTATTACCAGTTACAGTTTCTCCAATAACGGATCCATTAAACCATCCTCACTTTGAAGCAGAATTTGAATACTATGGTCAAAAATATTCAGTTACAAAATCTATGATACTACACAAACAGGTAGCAGTTTTAGTTCATAAGAAAATATATATTGTATCCCCAAATGTTCGTCTTGAAACAGAAGATAAAATGGACTCTGGAAGACATTTGTTTGACTTTGTTCAAATAGATATGGAAATGTTAGAAGCAAGCAGAGAAGATGTTTTTGACATAATGGAAGATGCTATTATACACACAATCAAAACTATAAAGAAAAAATATCCTGATATTATTAGAAAATATCATCCGTCATTAAAAACACCTTCCAAACCGTTTAAACGTTATACTGTTAAAGAATTAAAAGAGAAATATGGAGAAAGAGATTATGAAAAAATTGCTTCTTTAAATGCTGATGAACCGTTTTGGATGATTGATATTCCATTAATGGATAGAGAATTTTATGACAAACAAGATCCAAAAAGACCAGATGTTTTATTAGACTTTGATCTCATATACCCTGAAGGTTTTGAAGAAGCTATCTCCGGGGGAGAAAGAGAACATGAATATGAACAAATATTAAAAAGAATGAAATTGAAAAATACTCCACCCGAACAATTTGAAGATTATTTAGCTGTTGCTAAAGCCGGAATATTAAGGCATTCTGCCGGATGCGGTATAGGAATAGAAAGATTCACACGATGGGTTCTTGCATTAGATCATGTAGAAAAAACTCGTTTATTTGCTAAAACACCTGGAAAACACTCAATATAA